A section of the Streptomyces sp. NBC_00178 genome encodes:
- a CDS encoding S-(hydroxymethyl)mycothiol dehydrogenase, translating into MAQQVQGVIAPGKDEPVRVETILVPDPGPGEAVVKIQACGVCHTDLHYKQGGINDDFPFLLGHEAAGVVESVGDDVTDVAPGDFVVLNWRAVCGQCRACLRGRPWYCFNTHNAKQKMTLLDGTELSPALGIGAFAEKTLVAAGQCTKVDPEVSPAVAGLLGCGVMAGIGAAINTGQVGRGDSVAVIGCGGVGDAAIAGARLAGAAKIIAVDIDDRKLETAKKMGATHTVNSRSADPVEAIRSLTGGHGADVVIEAVGRPETYKQAFYARDLAGTVVLVGVPTPEMQLELPLLDVFGRGGSLKSSWYGDCLPSRDFPMLIDLHQQGRLDLGAFVTETIGLGDIEHAFGRMHDGDVLRSVVVF; encoded by the coding sequence ATGGCGCAGCAGGTACAAGGGGTCATCGCACCGGGCAAGGACGAGCCCGTTCGCGTCGAGACGATCCTCGTGCCGGACCCGGGCCCCGGCGAGGCCGTGGTCAAGATCCAGGCGTGCGGCGTCTGCCACACCGACCTGCACTACAAGCAGGGCGGGATCAACGACGACTTCCCCTTCCTCCTCGGCCACGAGGCCGCGGGCGTGGTGGAGTCCGTCGGCGACGACGTCACCGACGTCGCCCCGGGTGACTTCGTCGTCCTCAACTGGCGTGCCGTGTGCGGCCAGTGCCGCGCCTGTCTGCGCGGCCGCCCCTGGTACTGCTTCAACACCCACAACGCCAAGCAGAAGATGACCCTCCTGGACGGCACCGAGCTGTCCCCGGCGCTCGGCATCGGGGCCTTCGCCGAGAAGACGCTCGTCGCCGCCGGCCAGTGCACCAAGGTCGACCCGGAGGTCTCCCCGGCCGTCGCCGGCCTCCTCGGCTGCGGCGTCATGGCGGGAATCGGCGCGGCCATCAACACCGGACAGGTCGGACGGGGCGACTCCGTCGCCGTCATCGGCTGCGGCGGAGTCGGCGACGCGGCGATCGCCGGAGCCCGGCTCGCGGGAGCGGCGAAGATCATCGCGGTCGACATCGACGACCGCAAGCTGGAGACGGCGAAGAAGATGGGCGCGACCCACACCGTCAACTCGCGCTCCGCCGACCCCGTCGAGGCCATCCGTTCGCTGACCGGGGGCCACGGCGCCGACGTCGTCATCGAGGCGGTCGGCCGCCCGGAGACGTACAAGCAGGCCTTCTACGCCCGCGACCTCGCCGGCACCGTCGTCCTCGTCGGCGTCCCGACGCCCGAGATGCAGCTCGAACTCCCGCTCCTCGACGTGTTCGGCCGCGGCGGTTCGCTCAAGTCCTCCTGGTACGGCGACTGCCTGCCCTCCCGCGACTTCCCCATGCTCATCGACCTCCACCAGCAGGGCCGCCTGGACCTCGGCGCCTTCGTCACGGAGACCATCGGGCTGGGCGACATCGAGCACGCCTTCGGCCGGATGCACGACGGCGACGTCCTGCGCTCGGTGGTGGTGTTCTGA
- a CDS encoding gluconokinase: MSTPHVVVVMGVAGTGKTTIGPLLADRLGVPYAEGDDFHPPANIAKMSAGTPLEDDDRWPWLDAIGRWAHGRAELGGVVSSSALKRVYRDRLRAEAPGVLFLHLTGDRALIERRMADRKGHFMPTALLDSQFATLEQLQEDEAGVSVDVSGTPEEITDRAVAALRRPEN; this comes from the coding sequence ATGAGTACCCCCCACGTCGTCGTGGTGATGGGCGTAGCAGGGACCGGCAAGACCACGATCGGCCCCCTGCTCGCCGACCGGCTCGGCGTTCCCTACGCCGAGGGCGACGACTTCCACCCGCCCGCCAACATCGCGAAGATGTCCGCGGGCACCCCGCTGGAGGACGACGACCGCTGGCCCTGGCTGGACGCGATCGGCCGGTGGGCACACGGCCGGGCGGAGCTCGGCGGGGTCGTCAGCAGCTCGGCGCTCAAGCGCGTCTACCGCGACCGGCTGCGCGCCGAGGCACCCGGCGTCCTCTTCCTGCACCTGACGGGCGACCGGGCGCTGATCGAGCGCCGCATGGCGGACCGCAAGGGCCACTTCATGCCGACGGCCCTGCTCGACTCCCAGTTCGCCACCCTGGAGCAGCTGCAGGAGGACGAGGCCGGGGTGTCGGTCGACGTGTCCGGCACCCCCGAGGAAATCACCGACCGGGCCGTCGCCGCGCTGCGCCGGCCCGAGAACTGA
- a CDS encoding FadR/GntR family transcriptional regulator, with amino-acid sequence MTTQGQGLHTHVLDTLGLEIAAGDSPPGTVLRTDEVAQRFDVSRTVVREVIRVLESMHLVESRRRVGVTVRPADEWNVYDPQVIRWRLAGSDRPRQLRSLTVLRSAVEPVAAGLAARHATAAQCAELTQCALGMVATSRGRQLEGYLRHDIAFHRIVLNASGNEMFARLGDVVAEVLAGRTHHQVMFEDPDPAAVTLHVRVAEAVREGDAAAAERLTKEIAVGALHELDVLAP; translated from the coding sequence ATGACCACACAGGGCCAGGGGCTGCATACACATGTGCTGGACACCCTGGGTCTCGAGATCGCCGCGGGTGACAGCCCGCCCGGCACGGTCCTGCGCACCGACGAGGTCGCCCAGCGCTTCGACGTCTCACGGACCGTCGTACGCGAGGTCATCCGGGTCCTGGAGTCCATGCACCTGGTCGAGTCCCGGCGCCGGGTCGGAGTGACCGTCCGGCCCGCCGACGAGTGGAACGTCTACGACCCCCAGGTCATCCGGTGGCGTCTCGCCGGTTCCGACCGGCCCCGGCAGCTGCGCTCCCTCACCGTCCTGCGGTCCGCGGTGGAGCCCGTCGCGGCGGGCCTCGCCGCGCGCCACGCCACGGCCGCGCAGTGCGCGGAACTCACGCAGTGCGCCCTCGGCATGGTCGCCACCTCGCGCGGCCGGCAGCTGGAGGGCTACCTCAGGCACGACATCGCCTTCCACCGCATCGTGCTCAACGCCTCCGGCAACGAGATGTTCGCCCGCCTCGGCGACGTCGTCGCCGAGGTGCTCGCCGGACGTACGCACCACCAGGTGATGTTCGAGGACCCCGACCCCGCCGCCGTCACCCTCCACGTGCGGGTCGCCGAAGCCGTGCGCGAGGGCGACGCGGCCGCCGCCGAGCGGCTGACGAAGGAGATCGCCGTGGGCGCGCTCCACGAACTGGACGTACTGGCCCCTTGA
- a CDS encoding cytochrome b/b6 domain-containing protein, with product MTSTPGSAGPTAATTPPPSEPPPRVRRFSAAERWVHRTTAWLVLLCVATAACLYVPQLAQLVGRRHLVVTVHEWSGLLAPVPLLAGLASRALRADLARLNRFGPHDRQWLRAALRRDHSPRSRPAGKFNAGQKLYAAWIAGAVLVMLGTGLLMWFTGLAPLVWRTGATFVHDWLALAVGIVLAGHTAKALADPEARRGMRTGSVERPWARSEHPLWRDPDA from the coding sequence ATGACGTCGACGCCTGGGTCGGCCGGTCCAACGGCCGCGACGACACCCCCACCGTCTGAACCTCCCCCGCGGGTGCGCCGGTTCAGCGCCGCGGAACGGTGGGTGCACCGCACCACGGCCTGGCTGGTCCTGCTCTGCGTCGCCACGGCCGCCTGCCTGTACGTCCCTCAGCTCGCGCAACTCGTCGGTCGCAGGCACCTCGTGGTCACCGTGCACGAATGGTCCGGGCTGCTCGCCCCCGTACCGCTGCTCGCGGGGCTCGCGTCCCGCGCGCTGCGCGCCGACCTCGCCCGGCTCAACCGTTTCGGGCCCCACGACCGGCAGTGGCTGCGGGCCGCGCTGCGCCGCGACCACTCACCCCGGTCGCGCCCGGCCGGGAAGTTCAACGCGGGGCAGAAGCTCTACGCCGCCTGGATCGCGGGAGCCGTGCTCGTCATGCTCGGCACCGGGCTGCTGATGTGGTTCACCGGGCTCGCGCCGCTGGTGTGGCGCACCGGTGCGACGTTCGTCCACGACTGGCTGGCGCTCGCCGTCGGCATCGTCCTCGCCGGGCACACGGCGAAGGCGCTCGCCGATCCGGAGGCACGCCGTGGCATGCGCACCGGATCGGTCGAGCGCCCCTGGGCCAGGTCCGAGCACCCGCTGTGGCGGGACCCGGACGCGTAG
- a CDS encoding GntP family permease produces MTDLSVEMLAADAVEPITSAGNAQLGIAVLAGIAVIVLLITKFKMHAFLALTIGSLALGSFAGASPAKTIASFTTGLGSTVASVGVLIALGAILGKLLADSGGADQIVDTILAKASGRAMPWAMVLIASIIGLPLFFEVGIVLMIPVVLLVAKRGNYSLMRIGIPALAGLSVMHGLIPPHPGPLVAIDALGANLGVTLALGVLVAVPTVVIAGPVFSRYAARWVDIEAPEKMVPQRPSEDLERRPGFGATLATILLPVVLMLAKALVDIVVDDPENHVQRVTDVVGSPLIALLAAVIVGMFTLGRAAGFTKDRLSGTVEKSLAPIAGILLIVGAGGGFKQTLIDAGVGRMILEFSESWSVPALLLGWLIAVAIRLATGSATVATISAAGLVAPLAADMSTSHTALLVLAVGAGSLFFSHVNDAGFWLVKEYFGMDVPQTLKTWSVMETIISVVSLGFILLLSLVL; encoded by the coding sequence GTGACAGATCTCAGCGTCGAGATGCTGGCAGCGGACGCCGTCGAACCCATCACTTCGGCCGGCAACGCGCAGCTGGGCATCGCCGTCCTGGCGGGCATAGCCGTCATCGTCCTGCTCATCACCAAGTTCAAGATGCACGCGTTCCTCGCGCTGACCATCGGCTCCCTCGCCCTCGGCTCCTTCGCGGGCGCCAGTCCGGCGAAGACGATCGCCAGCTTCACCACGGGGCTCGGTTCCACGGTCGCGAGTGTCGGCGTCCTCATCGCCCTCGGCGCCATCCTGGGCAAGCTGCTCGCCGATTCCGGCGGCGCCGACCAGATCGTCGACACGATCCTCGCGAAGGCGAGCGGGCGTGCGATGCCGTGGGCGATGGTCCTGATCGCGTCGATCATCGGACTTCCGCTGTTCTTCGAAGTCGGCATCGTGCTGATGATCCCGGTGGTGCTGCTGGTCGCCAAGCGCGGCAACTACTCGCTGATGCGGATCGGCATCCCCGCGCTCGCCGGCCTCTCGGTGATGCACGGTCTGATCCCGCCGCACCCCGGTCCGCTGGTCGCGATCGACGCCCTCGGCGCCAACCTCGGTGTCACCCTGGCCCTCGGCGTGCTGGTGGCCGTGCCGACGGTGGTCATCGCCGGGCCGGTCTTCTCCCGCTACGCCGCCCGCTGGGTGGACATCGAGGCGCCGGAGAAGATGGTCCCGCAGCGCCCGTCCGAGGACCTGGAGCGGCGCCCGGGCTTCGGCGCGACACTGGCGACGATCCTGCTGCCCGTCGTGCTGATGCTGGCCAAGGCGCTCGTCGACATCGTGGTGGACGACCCGGAGAACCACGTCCAGCGGGTCACCGACGTCGTCGGCTCGCCCCTGATCGCGCTGCTCGCGGCCGTCATCGTGGGCATGTTCACCCTGGGCCGCGCCGCCGGGTTCACCAAGGACCGCCTCAGCGGCACCGTCGAGAAGTCGCTCGCCCCGATCGCGGGCATCCTCCTGATCGTGGGTGCGGGCGGCGGCTTCAAGCAGACCCTCATCGACGCCGGTGTCGGCCGGATGATCCTGGAGTTCTCCGAGAGCTGGTCGGTGCCGGCCCTGCTGCTCGGCTGGCTGATCGCCGTCGCGATCCGTCTGGCGACGGGGTCGGCGACCGTGGCCACCATCTCGGCGGCCGGGCTGGTCGCCCCGCTGGCGGCGGACATGTCGACCTCGCACACGGCGCTGCTGGTCCTCGCCGTCGGGGCGGGCTCGCTCTTCTTCAGTCACGTCAACGACGCGGGGTTCTGGCTGGTGAAGGAGTACTTCGGCATGGACGTCCCGCAGACGCTCAAGACCTGGTCGGTGATGGAGACGATCATCTCCGTCGTCTCGCTGGGCTTCATCCTGCTGCTGTCGCTGGTGCTGTAG